A single region of the Sorghum bicolor cultivar BTx623 chromosome 9, Sorghum_bicolor_NCBIv3, whole genome shotgun sequence genome encodes:
- the LOC8061071 gene encoding probable ADP,ATP carrier protein At5g56450 — translation MRMSEEAAARAGVEESIGQRRRRDGRGEAAAAGRVWEFERDLVAGALMGGAVHTVVAPIERVKLLLQTQDGNAALLGRARRFRGFADCVARTVRDEGVLSLWRGNGTAVIRYYPSVALNFSLKDLYRSILKDAGTSSDNKFTSIALSNFLAGAAAGCTTLVLIYPLDIAHTRLAADIGCTDTRQFRGIRHFIQTVYKKNGIRGIYRGLPASLHGMVVHRGLYFGGFDTAKDVLVPLESPLWQRWVAAQAVTSMAGLISYPLDTVRRRMMMQSGMEVQMYSSTLDCWRKIYRLEGIRSFYRGALSNMFRSTGAATILVLYDEVKKFMDRGRL, via the exons ATGCGAATGagcgaggaggcggcggcgcgggcgggAGTGGAGGAGTCCAtcgggcagcggcggcggcgggatgggcgcggcgaggcggcggcggcggggcgggTGTGGGAGTTCGAGCGGGATCTGGTGGCCGGGGCGCTGATGGGGGGCGCCGTGCACACCGTGGTGGCGCCGATCGAGCGCGTCAAGCTGCTGCTGCAGACGCAGGACGGCAACGCCGCGCTGCTGGGCAGGGCGCGCAGGTTCCGGGGCTTCGCCGACTGCGTCGCGCGCACCGTCCGGGACGAAGGGGTGCTCTCGCTCTGGCGCGGCAACGGCACCGCCGTCATCCGGTACTACCCCTCCGTCGCCCTCAACTTCTCGCTCAAG GATCTGTACAGGAGCATACTGAAAGATGCTGGAACCTCATCCGACAATAAGTTCACTTCTATTGCTCTTAGCAACTTCCTTGCTGGAGCTGCTGCCGGATGTACTACCCTGGTCCTCATATATCCACTCGACATTGCTCACACTCGTCTTGCAGCTGATATTGGATGTACAGACACCCGCCAGTTCAGAGGCATTCGCCACTTCATCCAAACCGTGTACAAGAAAAACGGTATCAGAGGCATCTACAGGGGATTACCAGCATCACTCCATGGGATGGTCGTTCACCGGGGCCTGTACTTTGGCGGCTTCGACACTGCCAAAGATGTCCTGGTGCCTCTGGAGTCCCCCCTGTGGCAGCGCTGGGTTGCAGCGCAGGCCGTGACTTCCATGGCAGGGCTCATCTCGTACCCACTGGACACGGTGCGGCGAAGGATGATGATGCAGTCGGGGATGGAGGTGCAGATGTACAGCAGCACACTCGACTGCTGGAGGAAGATATACAGGCTGGAGGGGATCAGGTCATTCTACCGCGGTGCACTGTCTAACATGTTTAGGAGCACTGGTGCAGCCACCATACTCGTTTTGTATGATGAGGTCAAGAAGTTCATGGACAGGGGTAGGTTGTAA
- the LOC110430348 gene encoding nucleosome assembly protein 1;2: MSDGKDALDLSAIGAALPNSAELSAEDKAHLVASIKNTLEGLASRHTDVLENLEPKVRKRVEKLREIQGQHDELEAKFFEERAALEAKYQKLYEPLYSKRYEIVNGVVEVEGVTEESAAETPAEQKGGDETSAEPKEEKGVPAFWLNAMKNHEILAEEIQERDEEALKYLKDIKWYRISEPKGFKLEFHFDTNPFFKNSVLTKTYHMIDEDEPILEKAIGTDIEWYPGKCLTQKVLKRKPRKGSKNTKPITKTEDCESFFNFFSPPQVPDDDEEIDEDTAEQLQNQMEQDYDIGSTIRDKIIPHAVSWFTGEAAQDEDFEVMDGEDDDDEDGDDDEEDEDDEDEDDDDYDTKKTKGTAGGEGQQGERPAECKQQ, encoded by the exons ATGAGCGACGGCAAGGACGCCCTCGACCTCTCCGCTATCGGCGCCGCCCTCCCCAACTCGGCCG AGCTCAGCGCGGAGGACAAGGCTCACCTTGTGGCGTCGATCAAG AACACGCTCGAGGGATTGGCGTCGCGGCATACCGACGTGCTCGAGAACCTCGAGCCCAAGGTCAGGAAGCGCGTCGAGAAGCTCAGGGAGATCCAG GGCCAACACGATGAGCTTGAGGCAAAGTTTTTTGAGGAGAGAGCAGCTCTAGAAGCTAAGTATCAGAAGTTGTATGAACCACTTTACTCAAAG CGTTACGAAATTGTCAATGGTGTGGTCGAGGTTGAGGGTGTCACAGAAGAAAGTGCAGCTGAAACTCCTGCAGAGCAAAAGGGTGGAGATGAGACCTCTGCTGAGCCAAAAG AAGAAAAAGGTGTACCAGCTTTCTGGCTTAATGCAATGAAGAATCATGAAATTCTAGCTGAGGAG ATCCAGGAGAGGGATGAGGAagctctcaagtacctcaagGACATCAAGTGGTACAGGATCAGTGAGCCGAAGGGCTTTAAGCTTGAATTTCACTTTGATACAAATCCGTTCTTCAAGAATTCAGTGCTTACAAAAACATATCACATGATTGATGAGGATGAACCAATTCTGGAGAAAGCCATTGG TACTGACATTGAATGGTACCCTGGGAAGTGCTTGACACAAAAGGTGCTAAAAAGGAAGCCACGGAAGGGGTCAAAGAACACTAAACCTATCACAAAAACTGAAGATTGTGAGAGCTTCTTCAACTTCTTCAGTCCACCTCAGGTCCCTGATGACGATGAGGAAATTGATGAGGATACA GCTGAACAGTTGCAGAACCAAATGGAGCAAGATTATGATATTGG ATCTACCATCAGAGACAAGATTATCCCACATGCTGTCTCGTGGTTCACTGGAGAGGCTGCTCAAGATGAGGACTTTGAAGTTATGGATGGTGAGGATGACGATGACGAAGATGGTGATGATGAcgaagaagacgaagacgacgaggatgaagatgatgatgattatgACACAAAG AAGACCAAGGGAACTGCTGGAGGGGAAGGGCAGCAGGGCGAACGACCTGCCGAGTGCAAGCAGCAGTAA